From the Rhinoraja longicauda isolate Sanriku21f chromosome 5, sRhiLon1.1, whole genome shotgun sequence genome, the window ATCCATTTGTGTAGTACCTTTTGGGCATTTCATGGTGGTATAATAAGCACAGGATTGACTGAATAGTATAACCATTTTAATAGCATCACTGACTTCAGATTGAGATTACTCATCAAAACATTGAAAGACGACTTGGTGTGCAGGGGACAGAAGTTTGTCCTTGATCTTGATAGCTTGAGGATTTACAGCAAATATAGCAATATAGACAAATAAGTGTCATTCTGAGTGCTGAGCAGATTCTGTGACCTTTtttaggaggggggtggggtagggtagtgaggggaaggtgtgataatgaACATTGAATATACAATCTTTATTTCACTGTTTGTTTGAAGTCTGTTTTGAGCCTATTGGTGTAAGTGCAGTGTATAATTTCGTTTTCAATATTTCCATCGGTATGTTTTAGCATTTTTGTCACTGATTTCCATAACAAATGTTGCACTAAAGTAGTTGGACATTAAGAGTTCTGGTGAAATGTACACAATTCTTGTCCATGGGGTAATGCATCTTTACTGAATGCTTGATTGCTTTAAGCGTATTAGGTCATGACTGCAGTTTCAACATAATAAGATTAGCATTTGTTTTGGTGCACAGAATTTCTTAAATGAGGGATACAAGTGCATGAAGTAATGCATTGCTAATAATAGCTCTTTTGTGCAGAGCTGTCATTTGATATTTAAGTAGGAAGATCATAAGTGGTTGTGtggttaacgatttagatgagggaattaaatgtaacgtctctaaatttgtggatgacacaaaactggatggcagtgtgagctgcgaggaggattgtatgaggctgcagggtgacttggataggttgggcgagtgggagaagcatggcagatgcagtataatgtggataaatgtgaggttatccactttggtggcaagaactggaaggcagattatctgaatggtgtcagattaggagaaggggaggtgcaacgagacctgggtgtgcttgtacatcaatcactgaaagtgagcatgcaggtgcagcaggcagtgaagaaagccaatgacatgttggcattcattgcaagaggatttgagtttaggagcatcaggaggtcctactgcagttgtacagggcccaggtgaggcTGCacctgtgcaattttggtctccgaatttaaggaaggacattattgctattgagggagtgcggggtaggttcaccaggttaattcacgggatggcgcgactgacgtatgatgaaagaatgggttgactgggcttgtattcgctggaatttagaaggatgagaggggatcttttagaaacatataaaattctaggaggattggacagggtagatgcaggaaaaatgttcctgatgttgggggtccagaaccaggggtcacagtttaagaataaggggtaggctatttaggactgagatgaggaaaaactttttaacccagagagttgtgaatctgtggaattctctgccacagaaggcagcggaggccgattcgctggatgtgttcaagagagagttagatttagctcttggggctaaggggatAAAGGGATATGAgaaaaaagccggaatggggtactgattttggacgatcagccatgatcatattgaatggcggtgctggcttgaagggccgaatggcctactcctgcacctattttctatgtttctatgtattgggCTGTGAAAAACATTGGACTGAAATtggaatgtttttgttttttctgcCATTTATTTGATTTTTGGGGATGTGGTCTTGATTAATGATTAGTGTAAAAGGAATTCTTTTTGTAGCTCAGATTATTAGAATAACTAGGAATAAAAGAGCTCATTAGGGTTGATATTTATATCAAGTTTTCATTCACTGCACTCTAACCTGGGGATGGGTACATAACTTTTTTGATCATTTAGGAAGCTTGACTAAACTgctcaaaatgaatattttgaataGATGTGTTTTGTGTGCCATGGTactgttttattttcaatttgtATACTCACTGAGAAAATGCTAATTCTATGCTGGAACTAAAGGGAAGTGAGTGaatttgttgatcagagacaatCTCTTCTGCTGCACCAGCATTTGGAATTGTGTAGATTGCCCTAATGTTGAGAAAAGGACTGGATACTTCAACACCATTGCAATGCTATTTCTTAGACCTCACTGACTTTGGCAGAGCCACTGAGCTTTGAGTGGATAGCAATGAGCTAGTGACAGGAGAGACAGAAGTCTTTAGTGTTTTCTCCCACTCCTGATCCTTGCTTGGGTGCAATACTATGGAAGGTTTCAAATCTGACATTCAATCTATCATAGATTCCAGAAAATCCTTTGGAAAGTCATAAAGTTTTGATCCTTAGTAACTTGGCAAGATCGAGGAGGAAAGAATCGTCTTTGGCAGAAAATGCTGAAGGCATGGTCTTGGTGGGGCGATGTGGTTTTTGACATTTGTGAAGAATGAGGTAGTGGAATTGTATAATAAAATTCTAATCCAGCGCCGGCCGTTAAGACTGTGCCAGACTGGCAGATTTACACATTATTGGATTTTACTTGTATTAATACTCAACACAAagtaatatcattttccagcaagcCCATTGAATTTAAAGGAGCATTGAAAACACGAGGTGAGCCAGATGCCAAACCACAAGTATTTCTTTACAACCATTGCAAGAGTTGTACCGTAGATGAGAATTTTAAACTGTTGGTATTGGAAACAAATGCAAGTGAGGATGAATGGAGAGTGCTGTGATGAAATGGGACACAGGAAGCAAAATTTTGGATGTCTGAGTTTAAGATGGATGACAAATTCACTTGAAATAGTACTCTGAAAATAACAAAAGCACAGTTGTTTGGTAGATGAGCTTCGTggattgcagatgacactgatgTAGTTCGGAGCTGATGTGTGGGATACCAAGTCACAGTAATCGGCCTCAAACAGTGGATTTGGGTGCATTACTATGGATGTAGTGGGGCTGAAGATGACTGCTTTGTTCTACCCATATGTTTAACTGGGAGAAGTTCCAGCCCATCCAAGCAGTCTGACAACACAGTGGAAATATCTTCACCGCTAGAGTAGGGTATCATCAGCACACAACCAGTTAACACATTTCCCTGATGACTGAATGAACCAGAAAATATGTATGGTTTAAGAacttagtacaggtgtccgaggtaatggggagaaggcaggagaatgggattaggagggtgagatagatcagccatgattaaatggcagattaaacttgatgggccgaatggcctaaatcttctACTCATtgcttatgaccttgtgaacttGGAAAAGGAATCAGTTTGATTATACGGTATTTGCCAAATAGACTTTTATCTACTTGGCGGTTCTTGAAAAATTGAGCAAATATTCACTGACTAGCATGGGAAGATTATGGTGTGGTTAGTTTGGGTGGAGTTAGAAATGAATTGAACGGGGCTATATGTGGAAGAAACTGAAGAGATTTGGGAAGAAAGGATTGGGAAATGATGTGGCAATTATAGAttggtttgggggtcaggtgtcagATTTAACGGGCAGCTCAACTAATGGGCTAGAGACAAGAGATTGGATTTAAAACCTCTTCTTGACAAATTAGGACTCTTATTCCAAATCCGTGATGATTATGCATTAGTTGAGCTGCTGTGTGGCCCCTTCCACTGGTGAGAAGTTGAGATGGGGATGGGTTTCAAGAGGAAGTATTGTAAACAGTActgtagggaggaactacagatgcagttTCAaccaaggacagacacaaaaagctggaataacagcgggtcaggcagcgtctctggagaaaaggaataggtgacgttttgggtcgagaccctccttcagtgtcTGTCTACtgtttaatgtttttttattcaGTCAGATctagaagggaataatgttcatatGTGATTTTTGTTCTTCAGAACCAACTTAAACTTGGGAATATACATTTTTtgctttttattccagattatCATAGAAGTTACAGAAATGTTGCACAGTGCCAGCTTGCTGATTGATGATATTGAGGACAATTCGAAGCTGCGCCGTGGCTTTCCTGTGGCACACAGCATCTATGGCATTCCATCCGTCATAAACTCTGCCAACTATGTCTACTTCTTGAGCCTGGAGAAGGTGCTGACCCTTGACCATTCAGAAGCAACTAAACTCTTCACCCAGCAGTTGCTGGAGCTGCATCGTGGGCAGGGCCTGGATATCCATTGGAGGGATACCTACACCTGCCCCACCATAGAAGATTACACGGCAATGGTGCTGCAGAAGACTGGAGGCCTCTTTGGCTTGGCTGTCGGGCTCATGCAATTGTTCTCTGACAAGAGATTGGATTTAAAGCCTCTCCTTGACAAATTAGGACTCTTATTCCAAATCCGGGATGATTATGCAAACCTGTTTAGTAAGGAATACAACGATAACAAGGGGTTTTGTGAAGATTTAACAGAGGGCAAGTTTTCATTCCCTCTTATTCATGCTATCAGGTCACATCCAGAAAGTACTCAGGTGCAGAATATTTTGCGCCAAAGAACTGAAAATATAGATGTAAAGAAGTACTGTGTGAATTATCTTCAAAAGGTTGGTTCTTTTGATTACACAAAGCAGACTCTCCTGGAGTTGGAAGCAGAAGCGTACAAAATTATTGACAAGCTTGGAGGCAATCCACAATTAATAGCACTAATAGAAACACTTGGCCAAATGTATAAAGAGAGTTGAAAGAACTTTCCCTTTTTTCCTTTGCTCGCTTAATTCCTTCTGTGCATGTAAGCACACTTTCATGCAGTTCCTTTATTCATGAGCACCCTCTCCAGTCTTTTGAGCTCACCcaattgttctgaaccttttctccCCCAACACCTCCAATCGTGTGCAATGGATTTAAACATGCACTTGTGTTTGTGTTAGGATATTTATTCTGTAATATCCTTGCCCTGCAAAAGAGTATTGGCTGTGATGGAACACTACTTTTAGTATGGTGATAATTAGGTTCCAGCATATTGCCAGGATTTTATCCATGACTAGACATGTGGTCCATTCTTTCAATGACTGAATTTTGCAGTCTTAAGCTGCTAGTTTAACCTCTTCTCCAACCTGCAGCAAGACCTGGAAATGTGATTGAGACGCTATTGCCAGTGATCCCAAGAATGCCCAAAAGGCATTGTTCTCATACTTGTCATACAAGTATTGAGAAAAGTTGGAAGAAGGTTGAACAAAGACTGGGATCTTGCATGAGATCTTTTAATGGGGGAGACTATCACTGATATTTTTTGGGATTCGAAGCTTGCAGATCTGCCATATGTAATTTCTTGTGCACTGGGACTGCTAGGGCAATTTCAGTAGATAAGAATGATATCTTGCAGATTGCTCACTGCTTGTACTGTGGGAGCAAATGATGTTCAATTGCAGTTTGCTAAAAACATGCACATTTTCTCCCAGGGATAATGTATAAAATATAAACCTGCAAATGCTAGTGCTAGTACATAAAACCCCATATGTcaagcattttaaaaataaattgggtACTTTATAAGGCCACGGTCAagattgcttttacatttttatgCAGATCAGTCTCCAAGTGATAAACATTTGGGccttttcagtttaaaaaaaaaaaactctggTTCATTGTTAGTGAACGTGTGTAGAGAAAAAGGCCTGGCAGCTTGCTTTCAGAGCCGGACAAGGAAAGTTTATCGCTAAAAATTATGTAGGGGGGTGCTTTTTTCCATTAAACGTACTTCTAggatattttaaaagtttgactttgaacaaaaatgtattttggggggggagggggggggggggggttgaaggcaAGAAAACTGTTAGCCAAAGATTTTAAGGACACCAACTTCAAAGTGTAGAAACAAAAgacctgcagatggtggtttacatgaaaggatagtgctggagtaactttagcgggtcaggcagcatctctggagaacatggatagatgatgttttaggtcaggactcttcatagtGAGTTTTGATTTGGGTATTTTGTCAAATATTTTTCATGGCAGCAAGTTATTAATGATTAACTAAATGATTTTCCAGCTGTCTTACATTTTAGAATGCTAGTGTAACCACAATGTCTGATGTGCAAGTAGTGTTAAGTTATTTGCAGGTTAAATGTCCCCGTGCTGTGTGCCTTAGCATTTTTGCACTGTTCTTATTCAACTCAGTCATTTTGTTCTcttagtggggagggagggagggggggttggtgaACTTGAAAATTGTCCTTGTAAGCACTCTGGTCATTTGGGATTTGCAATCCCTTATGATATGGTTATGATCTCTCGCCTTTTGTTTGCTCATAGCCATTGGCAACATTCAGTTTGCCTCAGCCAATTTCAGACAAATGTTTATTGATCTTGTGCACCATTCTGATATTGTAAAACCTCTATATAAAAACGACAGTTTTCAAATTTAATTCACTCTGCTACTCATACTTTCTGGCCAACATTACTTCTATTTAGTTGGGATCTTAAATGCAAGTGAGACATCCCCCAAGGACTGTTATCAAATCTACCTTGAAACTGGAATAATTGTGTGGGTGGCAATGGAGTCAAGCTCTTAAAATGAAGGACCACCTAGGTCTTCTGGCCCATTGTAGAAATATCCATAAGCAGAACAAACATGAGTAATCCCATTCAGGTAAATTAACGGAGCATGACACAaatattttatttccaaaaacGT encodes:
- the ggps1 gene encoding geranylgeranyl pyrophosphate synthase isoform X2; its protein translation is MCFSYQIIIEVTEMLHSASLLIDDIEDNSKLRRGFPVAHSIYGIPSVINSANYVYFLSLEKVLTLDHSEATKLFTQQLLELHRGQGLDIHWRDTYTCPTIEDYTAMVLQKTGGLFGLAVGLMQLFSDKRLDLKPLLDKLGLLFQIRDDYANLFSKEYNDNKGFCEDLTEGKFSFPLIHAIRSHPESTQVQNILRQRTENIDVKKYCVNYLQKVGSFDYTKQTLLELEAEAYKIIDKLGGNPQLIALIETLGQMYKES
- the ggps1 gene encoding geranylgeranyl pyrophosphate synthase isoform X1, with the protein product MENKKGTSEQILLEPYHYVLQLPGKQVRTKLSQAFNHWLNVPEEKLQIIIEVTEMLHSASLLIDDIEDNSKLRRGFPVAHSIYGIPSVINSANYVYFLSLEKVLTLDHSEATKLFTQQLLELHRGQGLDIHWRDTYTCPTIEDYTAMVLQKTGGLFGLAVGLMQLFSDKRLDLKPLLDKLGLLFQIRDDYANLFSKEYNDNKGFCEDLTEGKFSFPLIHAIRSHPESTQVQNILRQRTENIDVKKYCVNYLQKVGSFDYTKQTLLELEAEAYKIIDKLGGNPQLIALIETLGQMYKES